The following are from one region of the Phormidium sp. PBR-2020 genome:
- a CDS encoding ferric reductase-like transmembrane domain-containing protein, which translates to MQRLLMHNPIAVATLWILAYLVVSIVPLAVMLLHPAPPGRGFWLEFSVALGFIGLAMMVLQFALAARVNRIESSYGIDILIQFHRHTSLAAFLMVLAHPVILFAVDPETLGLLNVFEAPWRARMAVIATLAFLIMVVTTIWRKPLNIPYEPWRAAHSLLAVVAVGFGFGHALGVSNYMSLFWKGVLWSAMVLAALWLILYVRLVKPMLMTKRPYLVEAVEPQRGDVWTLALRPHGHEGFTFQPGQFAWITLGIHPIGMREHPFSMSSSGDHPERIEFGIKALGDFTRSIKDVKPGTKAYLDGPYGVFTTERYWDSAGFVLIAGGIGITPMYSMLLTAVERQDDRPFLLIYSASSWEDFTYREELEALKDNLDLTIVYVPRHPHEGWTGETGYVDQSLLARYIPLHRGSRQYFICAAPVMMDQVEAALFTLDVPVTNVHMEHFNLA; encoded by the coding sequence ATGCAACGTCTGTTAATGCACAATCCCATCGCTGTCGCGACCCTGTGGATTTTGGCCTACCTTGTGGTTTCTATCGTTCCGCTAGCCGTGATGCTGCTGCACCCGGCCCCTCCCGGCCGGGGGTTTTGGCTGGAGTTTTCCGTTGCCCTAGGCTTCATTGGCCTAGCGATGATGGTGCTACAGTTTGCCCTCGCCGCCCGCGTCAACCGGATCGAGTCGTCCTACGGCATCGATATTTTGATTCAGTTTCACCGCCATACCTCCTTAGCGGCGTTTTTGATGGTGCTGGCACATCCAGTGATTTTATTCGCGGTTGACCCCGAAACCCTGGGGCTGCTGAATGTTTTTGAGGCCCCCTGGCGGGCGCGGATGGCCGTCATTGCCACCTTGGCCTTTTTGATTATGGTGGTGACCACGATTTGGCGCAAGCCGCTAAACATTCCCTACGAACCCTGGCGGGCAGCCCACAGTCTTTTGGCAGTGGTGGCGGTGGGATTTGGCTTTGGCCATGCCCTAGGAGTCAGCAACTACATGAGCCTGTTCTGGAAAGGGGTACTGTGGTCGGCCATGGTGCTGGCAGCCCTGTGGCTGATTCTCTATGTGCGACTGGTTAAGCCTATGCTGATGACTAAGCGTCCCTACCTCGTTGAGGCGGTCGAACCCCAGCGCGGCGATGTCTGGACCTTGGCCCTGCGTCCCCACGGCCACGAGGGATTTACCTTCCAACCGGGGCAGTTCGCCTGGATTACCCTGGGCATTCACCCGATTGGGATGCGGGAGCATCCATTTTCCATGTCTTCGAGCGGCGACCACCCGGAGCGAATTGAGTTTGGCATTAAGGCCCTAGGGGACTTTACCCGCAGCATCAAAGATGTCAAACCCGGCACCAAAGCCTACCTAGACGGTCCCTACGGCGTGTTCACCACCGAGCGCTATTGGGACAGTGCCGGGTTTGTGCTGATTGCCGGCGGCATCGGCATTACGCCCATGTACAGCATGTTACTGACCGCTGTCGAGCGCCAGGATGATCGTCCGTTTTTGCTAATCTATTCAGCCTCATCCTGGGAGGACTTTACTTACCGAGAGGAGTTAGAAGCCCTCAAAGACAACCTTGATTTAACAATTGTCTACGTGCCGCGCCACCCTCATGAGGGCTGGACTGGGGAAACTGGCTATGTTGATCAGTCGCTCCTGGCCCGCTACATTCCTCTCCACCGGGGCAGCCGCCAGTACTTTATCTGTGCTGCTCCGGTGATGATGGATCAGGTTGAAGCTGCGCTGTTTACCCTGGATGTTCCGGTTACGAACGTGCATATGGAACACTTTAATTTGGCTTAG